In one Populus nigra chromosome 12, ddPopNigr1.1, whole genome shotgun sequence genomic region, the following are encoded:
- the LOC133669398 gene encoding bidirectional sugar transporter SWEET16-like — MAKISFFIGIVGNIISLLVFTSPIKTFWKVVKRKSTENYKGAPYITTLLSTSLWTFYGLLKPDILVVTVNGAGAIFQLTYVSLFLMYAPKDKKIKTAKLVAILNAGFLGVVIAITLLAMHGSLQTTFVGVLCAALTIGMYAAPLSAMKRVMRTKSVQYMPFFLSFFLFLNGGVWSVYAVLVKDYYIGVPNVVGFVLGSAQLILYIIYRNKSAAMIEEKGPVHIEAKEGVEMHAKGDNDEEAGNLKSRSLAEGKTKSLPKPSVDRQHSLQKLTKTLSIGAYELLQHSSWANDAV, encoded by the exons AAAGACTTTTTGGAAGGTGGTGAAAAGGAAATCAACCGAGAATTACAAGGGGGCTCCATACATAACTACACTGCTGAGCACAAGTCTATGGACATTCTATGGACTTCTCAAGCCAGATATTCTTGTTGTAACCGTGAATGGTGCTGGCGCCATCTTTCAACTCACCTatgtctctctctttctcatgTACGCTCCGAAGGACAAGAAG ATTAAGACGGCAAAGCTGGTGGCCATATTGAATGCTGGTTTTCTTGGAGTGGTAATTGCAATAACTCTTCTAGCTATGCATGGAAGTTTGCAAACTACATTTGTTGGGGTTTTATGTGCTGCGTTAACCATTGGCATGTACGCAGCACCCCTTTCAGCTATG AAAAGAGTGATGAGGACCAAGAGTGTGCAGTACATGCcgttttttctctcatttttcctCTTCCTAAACGGAGGTGTTTGGTCTGTTTATGCCGTGCTTGTCAAAGACTATTACATTGGA GTGCCGAATGTTGTTGGTTTTGTACTGGGGTCAGCCCAATTGATCCTTTACATAATCTACAGGAATAAGTCAGCAGCTATGATCGAAGAAAAAGGCCCAGTCCACATCGAGGCGAAGGAAGGCGTCGAGATGCATGCGAAGGGTGATAATGATGAGGAAGCTGGCAATCTGAAGAGCAGAAGCCTAGCTGAGGGAAAGACCAAGAGCCTGCCAAAGCCATCGGTTGATAGGCAACACAGCTTGCAAAAGCTCACCAAGACACTCTCTATAGGTGCTTATGAGTTATTGCAACACTCAAGCTGGGCTAATGATGCCGTTTGA
- the LOC133669397 gene encoding bidirectional sugar transporter SWEET16-like translates to MATLSFFVGIMGNIISLLLFVSPIKTFWGVVKKKSTENYKGIPYITTLLSTSLWTFYGLIKPDILVVSVNGVGAIFQFIYVTLFLIYAPKDTKVTMAKLVAILNVGFLGVVIVVALLAIHGNLRITFVGILCAALTIGMYAAPLSAMRRVIKTKSVEYMPFLLSFFLFLNGGVWSAYSVLVKDFYIGVPNAVGFVLGSAQLILYLMYKNKTASAKTMKAIEEDGSIQLVKGSVDILVHRDNDDEDDGGIDEGNLKNRSLSKGKSLPKPSELNREHSLQKITKTLSPSNYELQYSSWANEAGIENGKLDNP, encoded by the exons ATGGCTACCTTGAGCTTCTTTGTTGGCATCATGG gtAATATAATTTCTTTACTGCTTTTTGTTTCTCCAAT AAAGACCTTTTGGGGAGTGGTGAAGAAGAAATCAACAGAGAATTACAAAGGGATTCCATACATAACCACACTGCTGAGCACAAGTTTATGGACATTCTATGGACTTATCAAGCCAGATATTCTTGTTGTATCAGTGAATGGAGTTGGAGCCATCTTCCAATTCATTTATGTCAcactctttctcatttatgctCCTAAGGATACGAAG gttaCGATGGCAAAGTTAGTGGCCATTTTGAATGTTGGTTTTCTTGGAGTAGTAATTGTGGTTGCTCTTCTAGCAATTCATGGAAATCTGCGAATTACCTTCGTTGGAATTTTGTGTGCTGCATTAACAATTGGCATGTATGCAGCTCCATTATCAGCCATG AGAAGAGTAATAAAGACCAAGAGCGTGGAGTACATGCCatttttgctctcttttttcctGTTCCTCAATGGAGGTGTTTGGTCAGCTTATTCAGTGCTTGTCAAAGACTTCTACATTGGA GTGCCTAATGCAGTTGGTTTTGTATTGGGGTCAGCTCAATTGATCCTATATTTAATGTACAAGAACAAGACAGCATCAGCCAAAACAATGAAGGCGATAGAAGAAGATGGCTCGATACAACTGGTGAAAGGAAGTGTCGATATACTTGTACACAGAGACAACGACGATGAAGATGACGGTGGTATTGACGAGGGCAACTTGAAGAACAGAAGTCTCAGTAAGGGAAAGAGCCTGCCAAAGCCATCGGAACTTAATAGAGAACACAGCTTACAAAAGATCACGAAGACACTCTCTCCGAGTAATTATGAGTTGCAATATTCAAGTTGGGCTAATGAGGCTGGTATTGAGAATGGGAAACTTGATAACCCTTGA